The genomic interval AGCACATCATTAAAAGTGGCTGAGCCAGTAACTCAAAAGTGGTCGTCCCAGATTCCTGGCGGCCCCCTCAATGAAAGGGAGTTCCGGCAGTGGCGGGAACTTCTGGAGCATCGGGTGGGTATACAGATTACTGAACAGCGCCGCAGGTTTCTACAAACTAATCTTAGTCTCAGGATGAAAGAAATCGGGTGTGGGGATTATCAGTCCTACTATAACCTGGTTGTAGACAGCACTTCCGGATTGATGGAATGGGATACCCTGGTTGATCGTCTGACTGTACAGGAAACCCGGTTTTTCCGAGATCCTGCGGGTTTTGATTTGGTTCGGAGCTATCTTCGGTCCAGAAAACCACGAAGCAAGGCATTTAATTTGTGGAGTGTAGGATGTTCAACTGGAGAAGAACCCTACAGCCTTGCCATGGTTGCAGACCAGGAGCTGGGGCAAAGTTCTCCCTGTCGCTGGTCGGTTACTGCCTCTGATATCAGCCAGCCCGCCCTATCGAAAGCACGGGCAGGAAAATATCCACAAAGAAAATTACAAACAGTTGAACCGGACATTCTGGAAACCTACTTCAAATGTGAAGAAGGATGGTGCCAGATATCCGATTATTTGAAAGACCGGGTATGTTTTATCCGTATGAATGTGTTGGATATCGATAAATCTCCGTTAGGGGATTTCGATATTATTTATTGTCAGAATTTACTGATTTATTTTCGGCGCTGGCGCCGAAAAGAAATTACTAATCATCTAGCCAAGCATTTGGCCCCTGGAGGGCTGTTGATTCTCGGTTCCGGGGAGCTGACTGATTGGCATAGTACTGAATTAACACGGATATCAAGTGAATCATCGCTTGCTTATATGAAGCAGAAAGCGTGATCGGGCGGAGAATAGACATGGTGGAACGTCACGACTATGTTGCCCTTGACTGGGTAAAAGGTGAAATACAGGAGACTTTGGTTCAGTCCAGGCAGGCTTTAGAGGCCTATGTGGAGAATCCAGAAGACTCATCTCGTTTGCGGTTCTGCCTGGCTTATCTGCATCAGATCAGCGGTACTCTGCACATGGTCGAATTTTATGGAGCGGCTCTTCTTGCAGAGGAAATGGAGAAACTGGCGGCTGAACTGGTAAAAGAGAGTATTCCTGCCAGTGAGGATAACTTGTCTGTATTGATGCAGGCAATTTTACAGCTACCTGTTTATTTGGATCATATAAAAAGCTCAAAGCGGGATCTGCCATTAATCCTGTTGCCATTGTTGAATGACCTGCGATCTGCCCGCGGTGAAGCACTCATGTCCGAAACGGCTTTGTTTACGCCAAATCTGGCAGCCGTAATGGAAGCACCGGTGGATAAAGATGCGGGGCGTTTCAGTGACCCCCGGCTTTTGGATCTGCTGAGAAAACTCCGACAGATGTTTCAATATGCACTGGTTGGGATTCTGAACGGTAAAGAGCTGGCACATAATTTTGAATACTGCCTCAAAGTATTCAGCCGCCTTGAAACACTTGCTGGCAATACCCCAAAAGGACAGTTGTGGAAAGTAGGTCATGCCTATTTGCAAGGATTGGCGGAAGGCAGCATCGAATTGTCGACCGCAACCAAGCGACTATTAAAGTTTCTGGATCACTCTTTAAAAGATGTCTGTGTGAACAAAGCACAGGCAATCAATGCCCGTGTTGATGAAGAAGTTCTCAAGAACCTACTTTATTACATTGCCAAATCTGATAGTCAGAATGACATGTTGACGCTCATTAAAGAGCGTTTCGACCTCGGCAATTCTCTGCCCATAAGCGCTTCAGATGAGAATGATCCGCTGTCCGGGCCTGACCACGAGACTATGAACAGCGTGGTCAACGCGCTGATGGAAGAGCTGGGAACGATTAAAGATGCTCTCGATATTATGGTTCGTGGCAAGGTACAGAATACCGCTAAGTTGCTTGAGCTGGTTCCAGACATCAAGCACGTTGCCGATACCATGGCTGTTTTGGCGCTCGGTATTCCGCGTAAGGTTCTACTGGAGCAAATTGATGTCATCAATGCCCTACACAATACAAATGAGCCGCTTTCAGACGGCTCATTGATGGATATTGCCGGTGCTCTTATTTATGTGGAAGCGACGTTAAGTGCATTGTCTACGGCGCCAGGTCACGACGCAGATGGAACACAGGCTGCTCATTCAATTGATGGTGCCCAGGAAGCAGTTATCCGGGAAGCCAGAAATGGTCTGGAACAAGTTAAAGAAGCCATTACCGATTACATTGGCAGCCAGTTCGATGCCAATAGCCTTGAATCCATTCCTTCGGTGTTGTCTGCCATCTGTGGTGGGTTGAAGATGATTCCGATGCATCGACCGGCTGGTATCCTGGCGAGCTGTCTGGCGTTTGTAAAAGATAAGCTGGCGGACCGTGGATATCGTCCTGAATGGGCAGAACTGGATACTCTTGCTGATGCCATTATGGGAGTTGAATATTATCTTGAGCGTCTGGGATTGGATGGTCCTCAGGGTAATCAACATTTGCTGGCTGAAGCTGAAAAAAGAGTCGCTGATCTCGGATATGCTGTTATTAAGCCTGTGGAACTGCCTGTTGCCGAATTGGAGACAAGTAACGATGAAGAAGACTCTGTGCTTCAATTTGATATTGTTTCTGATGATTCTGATATTGCATTCGATACAGATACAGCAGATGAGTCTAGTGAAGAGGAAGCCGTAGCTGCTGAACTGATAAGTGGTGATGCGAATACTACGGAGTCGGACGATGATCTGATTGATGATGAAATTATTGAAGTCTTCCTTGAGGAAGTTGAAGAGGTGCAGGAAGCACTGAATGAGTACTTCCCACGTTATGTCCGTAACTCTGAAGACAAAGAAGCGTTAACTGAGTTCAGAAGGGCCTTTCATACCCTTAAAGGCAGTGGTCGAATGGTCGGTGCCAATGTCATCGGTGAGTTGGCGTGGTCGATTGAGAACATGTTGAACCGTCTTATTGATGGCACGATTGTGTATTCGCAGCCCCTTGTCGATGTCGTTCAGGAAGTGATCGACATTCTGCCAAACCTGGTGGAAGCATTCAGGACAAACGGTGGTTACGATCAGGACAGAGTTGATTACCTGTCCAATAAGGCAACGGCAATAGCCACTAATTCTTGGTCTGAAACCCCTTTTGAGTCTGATCTGCCTTTTGAATTAGAAGAGGCAGATCAGGATTCAGATGAAGACGAAGATGAGGCATTAACAGGATCAGACCCTGAAGCCGAACTGGAGTTTGAGATTGCCGAGCAACAGAATCCATTGCTTGATGTGTTCCGTACAGAGCTGGACAGCCTGTTGGCAGTACTTGAGGAAGAAGTTGATCACTTTCGCCAGAGCCGTCAGGAAGAGCTGCTGAAAGACAAAATTCAGCGTGCCCTGCATACGATAAAAGGCTCAGCGCATATGGCTTCGTTGCATACGATTGCTGACCTTGTCCAGCCTGTGGAAAAAATGATCAAGGAGTTTCAAGAGTGGCGTATACGTTATGACAGTGCTATCAATGACTGCCTTTCTGAGTTGATCACCCGTGTACGGATTACTCTGGCATGTGAAGAAGCTGATGATCCTGTACCTGATGACAATGCCGAATTCGTTCAACGCGTGAAGCAGTTACACGAATCTAAGTTATCAACCTTCAAGCGAAATACTGGTGCGCCAGAAGAACAGGATGTCATGGCCATCTTTATGTCCGAAAGTATGGACATCATTCTTGACGCCGAGCGGATCGTAAGTGACTGGAAAGATGTGGAAATTTCCTCTGATCAGTTGCAGGTACTGATTCAGGAGCTGCAGACGCTGGCGGGTGCGGCCCGTACTATCGATTTGAAGCCAGTGGTCACGCTGAGTGAAGCTCTGGCCGAGCTGTATACTTCAGTGCAGCAGCAGCTTATCGCGACTGATGATGAGTTTTTTGTTGCAGCACTGGCCGGTCAGGATGCGTTAATCAATATGATGGATCGCATTGCTGCTGGTCAGAGTGTATGGCCGCAGGAAGAAGTAGAACGGATGCTCAGATCCCTGATTACAGGAACAGATACGGAACAACCTGCATCGGAGCTGCCATTACCTGAACTGGATGTGGTGGAGTTTGATGAAGAAGAGGAATACACCGCAGGTACCATTGATATCGAGGAGCTAATCACGCTGGATAATGTCGCAGATGATCTATCTGATGATGTTATTGAAGAAGCCGAAGGTGATTTCGAACTGATCGGAATCTTCCTCGAAGAAGCCAATGATCTGCTTGAGGATATTACCCATACCTTTGATCAGTGGGCTAGTGATATTGGCAATACTGATCTGATTGAGGCTCTTCAACGTGACCTGCACACTCTGAAGGGTGGTGCCAGAATGGCTGAGCTGAAACACATCGGCGATCTGGGGCATGAACTTGAATTTCTCTATGAAGATCTATGTGACGGCAAATATCCGGTTTCTCCACAAATTACCAATCTGTGTCGTCAGTGTCATGAGCAGCTTGCAGATATGGTGCATGATGTTGAATCAACCATGTCCTGCCGACCTGCAAGTCACTTGATCGAAGCTATTCAGCAGTTTCGCAGCAGCGCTTTGGATCAAAAATTTGGCACCATTGCACAGGAGCCGGAAGCCGTATTTGAACAGGACGAAATAAACTCGGACTTTGAGCCTTCAGAGTCGGAAGGAGCTTCAGAACCTGTTGAAACCGAGTCATCATCACTGCCAAATGTTTCGTTTGTGGGGGCATCAAGTGCGGAGCGTGATGATCCAGGCATTGACTGGCAGATGACGCTGACCGATGACATGGACCTCGATATCCTAGATATCTTTGTTGATGAAGCCAATGAACTGCTGCTTGAGCTGGATGGTGCCATTCATGGATGGCAGGCAGATCCTGAAGATGAGAATCACACCGACGAGTTAAAGCGCGTTCTGCATACTTTGAAAGGCGGTGCGCGACTGGCTAAGTTGACTATTCTTGGCAACAAAGCTCACGAATTTGAAACTTTTGTTATATCGGCTCAGCGCAATCATTTGCCGCTGGATGAAAGCTTTTTTGGCCAGATCCTGGCAATGAACGATCAGTTGGTCAATGGCGTTGAAACACTGCAACAAATGCTTGCCCAGCAAGGATTGAGCGGTGCAGTTGGTCCATCAGTTATTGCTCAGGTGACTGACGAAGATGAACCTGAAGAACCTTATGGTTCTGATCTGGCCGATCAGATTGTTCCGGAGTCCGAGCAATCAGCTACCAATGTTGTTCCTTTCCAGAAGCGGGAAGTTGAAAAACGGGATGACGACAAATCCAAGGGACGAAATAAAGGCAGCCAACCTCAGGAGACGGTTAAGGTTGGTGCGTCGCTGTTGGAAAATCTGGTCAACCTTGCCGGGGAAACCTCTATTGCCCGCTCGCGATTGGAAGAGCAAGTCAGTGACTTTGGTTTTACATTGGAAGAGATGGAAGGCACGATTGATCGTCTTCGTGATCAGGTTCGCCGACTGGATATTGAGACGGATGCTCAGGTCAGTTTTCGTCAGGAAAGGGCAGAGGAAAGTAACTATCAGGACTTTGACCCACTGGAAATGGACCGTTATTCCGTCATTCAGCAGTTGTCCCGTTCATTAATGGAATCAGCATCTGACTTGCTTGACCTGAAAAACAGTTTGACTGATAAGACCCGTGATGCGGAGACACTACTGTTACAGCAATCTCGTATTAATACCGAGTTGCAGGAAGGTCTGATGCAGACGCGAATGGTGCCGTTCAGTCGTTTGATTCCGAGGCTGCGGCGGATCGTTCGTCAGATCGCTGGAGAGCTGGGTAAAGAGGTTGAGTTAGTGGTAAATAACGCAGAGGGGGAGTTGGACCGGACCGTACTGGAACGGATGATTTCACCTCTGGAACACATGCTTCGTAATGCTGTTGACCATGGTATCGAACTACCAGAGCGTCGCAGGGAGCTGCACAAACGGCCTGTTGGGCAGATCAGCATATTCATTAACCGGGAAGGTAGTGATGCCGTCATCCGGATCAAGGATGATGGTGCGGGTATTAATGTTGGCAAGGTCCGGGAAAAGGCTGTGGAACGTGGTCTGATCACAAAAGATCAACAGCTTAGTGATCAGGATGTATTGCAGTTTATTCTTGATTCGGGTTTCTCTACTGCGGCAAAGGTCACTCAGATATCTGGTCGGGGTGTCGGAATGGATGTGGTGCACTCAGAGGTAAAATCACTGGGTGGGCAGATGGTTATCGATACTCAATTGAATCAGGGCACCGAGTTCACCATCCACCTGCCAGTGAGTGTATCCGTTAACCGGGCGTTGATGGTGGCCATCGGTGATGATCACTATGCCATTCCTCTCGATACAATCGAAGGTATTGTTCGTATTGCACCACAGCAACTGATGGAATATGTGAAACCCGGAGCTGTTCCGTTCGAGTATGCGGGCAACCGATATAAAGTGAACTACCTGGGTTCAACTCTCAATTATGATCACCGGCCATCGTTTTATAGTTCAAATATCCCGGTACCCCTGGTGTTGGTAAAACGGGGTACTCATTCGGAGTCTATCGCATTGAACGTTGATAAGCTGATGGGCTCGCGAGAGATCGTGGTAAAAAGTCTTGGGCCGCAGTTTGCCAATGTTCAGGCTTTATCAGGAGCTACCATCCTTGGGGATGGTAGTGTGGTAGTTATTCTGGACCTGACTTCTCTACTTAGAAGCGATTTGACGATTGCCAGAACTGGCACCGACGATATGGCGATTCCGGCGCTGGAAGCTGATTACGAGCGCGATGAAGAATACCGTGAGCCGTTAGAAGCAGAAGTTACCAATATCTCCACTGGTCGTAATGGTCGTGCTTCCGGTCCGGCCACGATTATGGTGGTGGACGATTCGGTCACGGTGAGAAAAGTAACCTCCCGTTTGCTGGAGCGGCAGGGTTATGAGGTACTGGTGGCCAAAGACGGTGTTGATGCGGTTGCGTTGCTACAGGATCGCGTCCCTGACTGTATCTTGCTGGACATTGAAATGCCTCGGATGGATGGTTTTGAAGTTGCCAACCGGATCCGCCATGACAGCCGTACCAAGCAGGTACCGATCATCATGATTACATCCCGTACAGGCTCTAAACATAAAGACCGGGCTTTGGCGATTGGTGTGAATGACTACATGGGGAAACCATTCCAGGAGTCCATGCTGCTTGAGGCGATAGAGAAGCTGGTTAAGGCCAACAGGGTAGGTTAAGTGCGACATCAGGCGCGAGTGGGGATCATTGCCGATCAGCCACTGCAACAGCATTTATTGCAGAATGTCATTGTAGAAGAAGGCTATGAGGTCGGTGTCAACACACATCCGGAAAAGGTGAATGCTGCACTGCTTCGCTCAGATACGATATCTGTCTGGGTTGTTAATCTGGTGGATTCGGATGCCTGGGATGATGTGCTTGAGCAGATTCTTGATCACAGTTGTGCCCCGGTGTTTTTTGGTGATGGTAAAGCGCCTGATAGGAACTCTGCGGAGTTTCCAAGCTGGCGTCGACGGATTATTACCAAGCTGAAGGAGTTTTCTGATCCAATAGCCGAAGTGAAGTCGGCCCCTGTGCTTGACCTGGACGCTTTGATCAATGCGAATAGAGTCGATCCCTCTGATGTGATCAAACTCCCAGCCAGATTCCGTTACGCGAACCCGAGTCAGGTTGATCATGTTTGTGTTGTGGCTGCATCGCTTGGTGGTCCCTCTCCGGTGAAAGAATTTTTTGATCGGATTCCGGCTGATTTGCCAGCAGCATTTTTGTATGCCCAACATATCGACGAAGGTTGCATTGATGCATTGGTGGCATCAGTGGGGCGTCATACGGAACTGAAAATGGAATTGGTCAGTGAAGGATGCCAGTTGGAAAATGGCAAGATTCTGGTGGTTCCGGTGAGTCGGGAAATTCAGTTTCAGGCCAATCATACGGTTGAAATACTCGAAAATGGCTGGTCTGGTCCTTATGGTCCGAGTATCGACCATTTATTTAAGAACGTTGTGGCCCGATATAAAAATATGACCAGTGCCATCGTGTTTAGTGGCATGGGATCAGATGGCACTCTGGGGGCAACCAGTATCGTTGAAGCTGGTGGTACAGTTTGGGC from Gynuella sunshinyii YC6258 carries:
- a CDS encoding CheR family methyltransferase, which translates into the protein MAEPVTQKWSSQIPGGPLNEREFRQWRELLEHRVGIQITEQRRRFLQTNLSLRMKEIGCGDYQSYYNLVVDSTSGLMEWDTLVDRLTVQETRFFRDPAGFDLVRSYLRSRKPRSKAFNLWSVGCSTGEEPYSLAMVADQELGQSSPCRWSVTASDISQPALSKARAGKYPQRKLQTVEPDILETYFKCEEGWCQISDYLKDRVCFIRMNVLDIDKSPLGDFDIIYCQNLLIYFRRWRRKEITNHLAKHLAPGGLLILGSGELTDWHSTELTRISSESSLAYMKQKA
- a CDS encoding Hpt domain-containing protein, with amino-acid sequence MVERHDYVALDWVKGEIQETLVQSRQALEAYVENPEDSSRLRFCLAYLHQISGTLHMVEFYGAALLAEEMEKLAAELVKESIPASEDNLSVLMQAILQLPVYLDHIKSSKRDLPLILLPLLNDLRSARGEALMSETALFTPNLAAVMEAPVDKDAGRFSDPRLLDLLRKLRQMFQYALVGILNGKELAHNFEYCLKVFSRLETLAGNTPKGQLWKVGHAYLQGLAEGSIELSTATKRLLKFLDHSLKDVCVNKAQAINARVDEEVLKNLLYYIAKSDSQNDMLTLIKERFDLGNSLPISASDENDPLSGPDHETMNSVVNALMEELGTIKDALDIMVRGKVQNTAKLLELVPDIKHVADTMAVLALGIPRKVLLEQIDVINALHNTNEPLSDGSLMDIAGALIYVEATLSALSTAPGHDADGTQAAHSIDGAQEAVIREARNGLEQVKEAITDYIGSQFDANSLESIPSVLSAICGGLKMIPMHRPAGILASCLAFVKDKLADRGYRPEWAELDTLADAIMGVEYYLERLGLDGPQGNQHLLAEAEKRVADLGYAVIKPVELPVAELETSNDEEDSVLQFDIVSDDSDIAFDTDTADESSEEEAVAAELISGDANTTESDDDLIDDEIIEVFLEEVEEVQEALNEYFPRYVRNSEDKEALTEFRRAFHTLKGSGRMVGANVIGELAWSIENMLNRLIDGTIVYSQPLVDVVQEVIDILPNLVEAFRTNGGYDQDRVDYLSNKATAIATNSWSETPFESDLPFELEEADQDSDEDEDEALTGSDPEAELEFEIAEQQNPLLDVFRTELDSLLAVLEEEVDHFRQSRQEELLKDKIQRALHTIKGSAHMASLHTIADLVQPVEKMIKEFQEWRIRYDSAINDCLSELITRVRITLACEEADDPVPDDNAEFVQRVKQLHESKLSTFKRNTGAPEEQDVMAIFMSESMDIILDAERIVSDWKDVEISSDQLQVLIQELQTLAGAARTIDLKPVVTLSEALAELYTSVQQQLIATDDEFFVAALAGQDALINMMDRIAAGQSVWPQEEVERMLRSLITGTDTEQPASELPLPELDVVEFDEEEEYTAGTIDIEELITLDNVADDLSDDVIEEAEGDFELIGIFLEEANDLLEDITHTFDQWASDIGNTDLIEALQRDLHTLKGGARMAELKHIGDLGHELEFLYEDLCDGKYPVSPQITNLCRQCHEQLADMVHDVESTMSCRPASHLIEAIQQFRSSALDQKFGTIAQEPEAVFEQDEINSDFEPSESEGASEPVETESSSLPNVSFVGASSAERDDPGIDWQMTLTDDMDLDILDIFVDEANELLLELDGAIHGWQADPEDENHTDELKRVLHTLKGGARLAKLTILGNKAHEFETFVISAQRNHLPLDESFFGQILAMNDQLVNGVETLQQMLAQQGLSGAVGPSVIAQVTDEDEPEEPYGSDLADQIVPESEQSATNVVPFQKREVEKRDDDKSKGRNKGSQPQETVKVGASLLENLVNLAGETSIARSRLEEQVSDFGFTLEEMEGTIDRLRDQVRRLDIETDAQVSFRQERAEESNYQDFDPLEMDRYSVIQQLSRSLMESASDLLDLKNSLTDKTRDAETLLLQQSRINTELQEGLMQTRMVPFSRLIPRLRRIVRQIAGELGKEVELVVNNAEGELDRTVLERMISPLEHMLRNAVDHGIELPERRRELHKRPVGQISIFINREGSDAVIRIKDDGAGINVGKVREKAVERGLITKDQQLSDQDVLQFILDSGFSTAAKVTQISGRGVGMDVVHSEVKSLGGQMVIDTQLNQGTEFTIHLPVSVSVNRALMVAIGDDHYAIPLDTIEGIVRIAPQQLMEYVKPGAVPFEYAGNRYKVNYLGSTLNYDHRPSFYSSNIPVPLVLVKRGTHSESIALNVDKLMGSREIVVKSLGPQFANVQALSGATILGDGSVVVILDLTSLLRSDLTIARTGTDDMAIPALEADYERDEEYREPLEAEVTNISTGRNGRASGPATIMVVDDSVTVRKVTSRLLERQGYEVLVAKDGVDAVALLQDRVPDCILLDIEMPRMDGFEVANRIRHDSRTKQVPIIMITSRTGSKHKDRALAIGVNDYMGKPFQESMLLEAIEKLVKANRVG
- a CDS encoding chemotaxis protein CheB — its product is MRHQARVGIIADQPLQQHLLQNVIVEEGYEVGVNTHPEKVNAALLRSDTISVWVVNLVDSDAWDDVLEQILDHSCAPVFFGDGKAPDRNSAEFPSWRRRIITKLKEFSDPIAEVKSAPVLDLDALINANRVDPSDVIKLPARFRYANPSQVDHVCVVAASLGGPSPVKEFFDRIPADLPAAFLYAQHIDEGCIDALVASVGRHTELKMELVSEGCQLENGKILVVPVSREIQFQANHTVEILENGWSGPYGPSIDHLFKNVVARYKNMTSAIVFSGMGSDGTLGATSIVEAGGTVWAQDRQSAIEPSMPDSVSEAGYVSFRGSPEQLARKFVEQLLTDTTSLEVTAT